In a genomic window of Pedosphaera parvula Ellin514:
- the mtnA gene encoding S-methyl-5-thioribose-1-phosphate isomerase has product MNVTVRGRTNHYRTVAFDTAKNSVLLIEQRLLPHQFEVIGTRDFKETAKAITDMIVRGAGAIGATAAYGLAQGARAFRGKDLKKFERHVEIVYHTLKSARPTAVDPVNAMNDVRATMNSGETVEEQQALALAAAEEFANHDVQHCEEIGKHGAKLIRSGMKVLTHCNAGWLAFVDIGSATAPMYAAQAEGKKFHVFCDETRPRSQGATLTAWELAQQGISHQIIADNAAGHLMQRGHIDMVIVGSDRTLGRTGEVANKIGTYTKAVLAKRHGIPFYVAIPLSTIDWDMKSGFDIPIEERHESEVLGAWGITGKGKREYVRVANPGSGAFNAGFDVTPAELITGIITPAGVFKPKELWGRRKQLGFIG; this is encoded by the coding sequence ATGAACGTTACAGTTCGCGGGCGCACCAATCATTATCGCACAGTAGCCTTTGATACAGCAAAGAACTCGGTTTTGTTGATCGAGCAGAGATTGCTGCCGCATCAGTTCGAGGTGATTGGCACAAGGGATTTCAAGGAAACCGCGAAGGCGATAACGGATATGATCGTGCGGGGAGCGGGGGCGATCGGAGCGACGGCAGCGTATGGCCTGGCGCAAGGAGCGCGGGCGTTTCGCGGGAAGGATTTGAAAAAGTTTGAGCGGCATGTCGAGATCGTTTATCACACGCTGAAATCGGCGCGGCCAACGGCGGTGGATCCGGTCAATGCGATGAATGATGTTCGCGCTACGATGAACTCCGGGGAAACGGTGGAAGAACAACAGGCCCTGGCGTTGGCGGCGGCGGAAGAGTTTGCGAATCACGACGTGCAGCATTGTGAAGAAATTGGGAAGCATGGGGCGAAGTTGATCCGATCGGGAATGAAGGTGTTGACGCACTGTAATGCGGGTTGGCTGGCGTTTGTGGACATCGGAAGCGCGACAGCCCCGATGTATGCGGCGCAGGCGGAGGGGAAGAAGTTTCACGTGTTCTGCGATGAAACGCGGCCGCGTTCGCAAGGGGCAACACTGACGGCGTGGGAATTGGCGCAGCAGGGAATCTCGCATCAAATTATTGCTGACAATGCGGCTGGGCATTTGATGCAGCGCGGGCACATCGACATGGTGATTGTGGGGAGCGATCGGACTTTGGGGCGCACAGGGGAGGTGGCGAATAAGATCGGTACGTACACAAAGGCGGTGCTTGCGAAGAGGCATGGGATTCCATTTTACGTAGCGATTCCGCTTTCGACAATTGATTGGGATATGAAGTCAGGTTTTGACATCCCGATCGAAGAGCGGCACGAGAGTGAAGTGCTGGGAGCCTGGGGCATCACGGGGAAGGGCAAACGCGAATATGTTCGAGTGGCGAATCCGGGGAGTGGTGCCTTTAATGCGGGATTTGACGTGACGCCAGCGGAGTTGATCACGGGCATCATCACGCCGGCCGGGGTTTTCAAACCGAAGGAGTTGTGGGGCAGGCGTAAGCAGTTGGGATTTATTGGTTGA
- a CDS encoding tyrosine-type recombinase/integrase, with protein sequence MKARFRLYRRDKQTKGKGGVYYLEDVETGRRTSLQTTDAMTAERLLHAHREAHLQPAINLQIARTYVVASDPAMVSRNWQEVMQSIVATKTGETKNRWDSVAKDKALALLWKKPLMETRAEHFLDALLKGTVSTNVYLRRLHNFALDMNWLLAPVLVKKKWPKPVYGEKRAITWDEHQKIIQREINPERRAFYSMAWHTGASQSDLAHLHAEDIDWSKKIISYERMKLGGRGKLPPQVSIGPALEQLLKNLPAKGYLFPYLQTVRAGDRATEFKQRCEGLNIVGVTLHSYRYSWAERAKKAGYPERWAQVNLGHNSKAMARYYSKGAELVLPSLETWKADPGKIVAVEFKSVPAGESSSTPAPSPSVEAQCQ encoded by the coding sequence ATGAAAGCACGGTTCCGTTTATATCGACGCGACAAGCAAACCAAAGGGAAGGGTGGCGTTTACTACCTGGAGGACGTGGAGACCGGCAGGCGCACGAGCCTGCAGACCACCGACGCCATGACGGCCGAGCGGTTGCTGCATGCGCACCGCGAGGCCCATCTCCAGCCCGCCATTAACCTGCAGATCGCCCGCACCTATGTTGTGGCCAGTGACCCCGCCATGGTCAGCCGCAACTGGCAGGAGGTGATGCAGTCCATCGTCGCCACCAAAACCGGGGAAACCAAGAACCGATGGGACTCGGTGGCCAAGGACAAGGCGCTGGCGCTCCTCTGGAAGAAACCCTTGATGGAGACCCGTGCCGAACATTTCCTGGATGCCCTGCTCAAGGGGACCGTCTCAACGAATGTCTACCTGCGCCGACTGCACAATTTCGCCCTGGACATGAACTGGCTCCTGGCCCCGGTGCTGGTGAAAAAGAAATGGCCCAAGCCGGTTTATGGCGAAAAGCGAGCCATCACCTGGGACGAACACCAAAAGATCATCCAGCGGGAAATCAACCCCGAGCGCCGCGCCTTCTATTCCATGGCCTGGCATACCGGAGCTTCCCAATCTGATCTCGCCCACTTGCATGCGGAGGACATCGATTGGTCGAAAAAGATCATCAGCTACGAACGCATGAAACTTGGGGGCAGGGGAAAGCTGCCACCCCAGGTTTCCATCGGCCCCGCCTTGGAGCAGTTGCTTAAAAACCTGCCCGCAAAGGGTTATCTATTTCCTTATCTGCAGACAGTGCGGGCAGGGGACCGGGCGACCGAATTCAAACAACGGTGCGAGGGGTTGAACATCGTTGGCGTGACCCTTCACTCCTATCGCTACAGTTGGGCCGAAAGGGCCAAGAAGGCGGGTTACCCGGAACGCTGGGCGCAGGTCAATTTGGGGCATAACAGCAAGGCGATGGCGCGGTATTATTCCAAGGGCGCTGAGTTAGTTCTGCCGTCGCTGGAGACTTGGAAAGCCGATCCCGGGAAGATCGTGGCGGTGGAGTTCAAATCCGTCCCGGCCGGCGAGTCCAGTTCTACACCTGCGCCGTCACCATCTGTCGAGGCTCAATGCCAATGA
- a CDS encoding macro domain-containing protein, whose protein sequence is MQITIHKTLFELITGDIADQETDAVVTAAHWKLNKGSGTDGVIHTRGGPQIYEECRRIGGCPIGDAVITTGGNLKAKHVIHAVGPVWRGGDEHEPELLASAYRRSLEVATEHKLKSISFPSISTGAFVYPIKLAAPIALKTICDYLQKEQHTLEFVRLVLYTREDDKAFLVYEKALQELLANQN, encoded by the coding sequence ATGCAAATCACCATCCACAAAACCCTCTTCGAACTCATCACTGGCGACATCGCCGACCAGGAAACCGATGCCGTCGTCACCGCCGCCCATTGGAAACTCAACAAGGGCTCCGGAACCGATGGCGTCATCCACACCCGCGGCGGCCCGCAAATCTACGAAGAATGCCGGCGCATCGGCGGTTGTCCCATCGGCGACGCAGTCATCACCACCGGTGGAAATCTCAAAGCCAAACACGTTATCCATGCCGTCGGTCCTGTCTGGCGCGGCGGCGATGAACACGAACCTGAACTCCTCGCCAGCGCCTACCGCCGCAGCCTCGAAGTAGCCACCGAGCACAAACTAAAAAGCATCTCCTTCCCCTCAATCTCCACCGGCGCGTTTGTCTATCCAATCAAACTCGCCGCCCCCATCGCCCTCAAAACCATTTGCGACTACCTCCAAAAAGAACAGCACACATTAGAATTCGTCCGCCTCGTCCTCTACACCCGTGAAGACGATAAAGCCTTTTTGGTTTATGAAAAGGCATTGCAAGAGTTGCTGGCCAATCAAAACTAA
- a CDS encoding DUF4259 domain-containing protein has translation MRAWDFGPFDNDTALDWLWGLEEASDTSVIAAAFERVTETGEEYLEAGECCEAIAAAEVVAALKGHPLAKLPERVKDWVDGHQDLEVQELVPTALAVRQRIRTKSELKELWDEGKGAPEWYESLDDLVRRLGR, from the coding sequence ATGAGAGCCTGGGATTTTGGACCTTTTGATAATGACACTGCACTCGACTGGCTTTGGGGCCTGGAGGAGGCGTCGGATACATCTGTGATTGCGGCAGCGTTTGAGCGGGTGACGGAGACTGGGGAGGAATATCTGGAGGCGGGCGAATGCTGTGAAGCGATCGCTGCAGCGGAGGTTGTGGCGGCGTTGAAGGGACATCCATTGGCCAAGCTTCCGGAAAGGGTGAAGGATTGGGTGGATGGGCATCAAGATTTAGAGGTGCAGGAATTGGTGCCGACGGCGTTGGCAGTGCGGCAGCGGATTCGGACGAAGTCGGAGCTCAAGGAGCTTTGGGATGAAGGGAAGGGTGCGCCGGAGTGGTATGAGTCGTTGGATGATTTGGTGAGGAGATTGGGCCGTTAA
- a CDS encoding AAA family ATPase, whose translation MTTPISKSMSPQEFLQSLRGKVEGLREPFTWAHITRLCLALAKRDSSYRQEPLLPVLGSELERRVLTKVGAEPIESGFNITQIAEIGSGLREYERDGGAPEQMQDRFLRWIASGEASPVDWTLPLVRDLFAENRLGVGHFDGTQAWPSKTIAPARTSTEPERHWQEELDALVGLEEVKSEVRRLHKYLMVERWHQQDGTPTQRIALHQIFHGNPGTGKTSVARILARIYREFGFLSKGELVETDRAGLVGSVIGATEAKTEEIIRKSRGSVLFIDEAYSLATDSQQDFGQRAIDTLVKAMEDMRGNLVVIVAGYRKEMERFLGANPGLASRFNRNLDFPDYSNEELVEIFRRFAAERRFVMEDEAATRVISALVERRQRLEERFGNARDVRTLWEISLMRQAERIYDQWKARGFSEQTLAKLTKEERLRASQEEINRLQGDDIPDRF comes from the coding sequence ATGACCACCCCGATTTCAAAATCCATGAGCCCGCAGGAATTTCTCCAAAGCCTGAGAGGAAAGGTGGAGGGATTGCGCGAACCCTTTACCTGGGCACATATAACTCGCCTGTGCCTGGCCTTGGCCAAGAGAGATAGCAGTTACCGGCAGGAACCGCTGCTTCCAGTGCTCGGGAGCGAATTGGAGCGCCGGGTTTTGACCAAGGTTGGCGCGGAACCAATCGAGTCTGGTTTCAATATCACCCAAATTGCGGAGATCGGCAGCGGCTTGAGGGAATACGAGCGAGACGGCGGTGCCCCGGAACAAATGCAGGATCGCTTCCTTCGCTGGATCGCTTCAGGTGAAGCCTCTCCTGTGGATTGGACGCTCCCTTTGGTAAGAGATCTTTTCGCCGAGAACCGCCTGGGGGTAGGGCATTTCGATGGTACCCAGGCTTGGCCCTCAAAGACCATCGCCCCAGCCCGGACGAGCACAGAGCCCGAACGGCACTGGCAGGAGGAACTCGATGCGCTGGTCGGCCTCGAAGAGGTGAAGTCCGAAGTGCGGCGGTTGCACAAATATTTGATGGTTGAGCGCTGGCATCAGCAGGACGGCACGCCTACCCAGAGGATTGCCCTGCACCAGATTTTTCACGGCAATCCCGGCACGGGCAAGACCAGTGTCGCGCGCATCCTTGCCCGGATCTATCGTGAATTTGGTTTCCTGTCCAAGGGCGAACTCGTGGAAACGGATCGCGCCGGGCTGGTTGGCTCCGTAATTGGAGCGACCGAAGCCAAGACGGAGGAAATCATCCGCAAATCGCGTGGCAGCGTCCTGTTCATTGACGAGGCCTACAGCCTCGCGACGGACAGCCAGCAGGATTTTGGTCAACGGGCCATTGATACCCTCGTCAAGGCCATGGAAGACATGCGCGGGAACCTGGTGGTGATCGTGGCCGGTTATCGCAAGGAAATGGAACGTTTTCTGGGCGCCAACCCGGGATTGGCCTCCCGTTTCAATCGCAACCTGGACTTCCCGGATTACTCCAACGAGGAACTGGTTGAAATCTTTCGCCGATTCGCGGCGGAACGCCGTTTTGTCATGGAAGATGAGGCAGCCACCCGCGTCATCAGCGCCCTCGTCGAACGCCGCCAGCGCCTGGAGGAGCGCTTTGGCAATGCCCGCGACGTGCGGACACTCTGGGAAATCAGCCTAATGCGCCAGGCCGAGCGAATTTACGACCAGTGGAAGGCCCGCGGTTTTTCGGAGCAAACCCTGGCCAAACTGACCAAGGAAGAACGCCTCCGCGCGTCCCAGGAGGAAATCAACCGCCTGCAGGGAGATGATATCCCCGACAGGTTTTGA
- a CDS encoding TPR end-of-group domain-containing protein — MPEKNLVKKKMTREEEKELDVKISFMEGVVRRDPGYVEALQILGDDYTRRGKFVAGLRVDEQLAQLRPSDALIHYNLACSYTLTGNYNQAVAALERALNLGYRDFKWLSQDPDLSELRQHPLYKNIRATVRKLKGQQK, encoded by the coding sequence ATGCCCGAAAAAAATCTGGTCAAAAAGAAAATGACACGCGAGGAGGAGAAGGAACTCGATGTGAAGATCAGTTTCATGGAGGGCGTGGTGAGGCGGGATCCCGGGTACGTGGAGGCACTGCAGATTTTGGGGGATGATTACACGCGCCGTGGGAAGTTTGTGGCTGGCTTGAGGGTGGATGAACAATTGGCGCAACTTCGCCCAAGCGATGCCTTGATCCATTATAATCTGGCCTGCAGCTATACGTTGACGGGAAATTATAACCAGGCAGTGGCGGCGTTGGAACGCGCATTGAACCTGGGTTATCGGGACTTTAAATGGCTTTCACAGGACCCGGACTTAAGCGAATTGCGGCAACATCCGCTTTACAAAAACATTCGTGCGACGGTCCGGAAGCTGAAGGGGCAACAAAAGTAA
- a CDS encoding NAD-dependent epimerase/dehydratase family protein, whose translation MNCFVTGASGFIGANLVHELVAHGHRVKALLRPNADLRGLQGVDFERVPGDVSDPSTYSTAMRGCDWCFHVAASYHLWLQDYALMYAANVEGTRNIIQTAAEAGCSRIVYTSTVGCIGLPREINGTVVPTDESTPVSEAQMSNHYKLSKWRAEVVAHELAAQGAPVVIVNPSAPIGPRDVKPTPTGRVIVDFLNRQMPAYLDTGLTGFTSTTSLLGTFSPPKKAALANATSLATPKATGP comes from the coding sequence ATGAATTGTTTTGTCACCGGCGCCTCTGGTTTTATTGGCGCCAACCTTGTCCACGAATTGGTCGCTCACGGCCATCGTGTCAAGGCATTGCTGCGTCCCAATGCCGACCTCCGCGGCCTCCAAGGCGTTGATTTCGAACGCGTCCCCGGCGATGTCTCTGATCCTTCCACCTACTCCACCGCCATGCGCGGCTGCGATTGGTGTTTTCATGTCGCCGCCAGCTACCATCTCTGGCTTCAAGACTATGCCCTCATGTATGCCGCCAACGTCGAGGGCACTCGAAACATCATCCAAACGGCTGCTGAAGCCGGCTGCTCCCGCATAGTTTATACCAGCACTGTTGGCTGCATCGGCTTGCCCAGGGAAATCAATGGCACCGTCGTCCCCACCGACGAATCGACTCCCGTTTCCGAAGCCCAGATGAGCAACCATTACAAGCTCTCCAAATGGCGTGCCGAAGTCGTTGCCCATGAACTCGCCGCCCAAGGCGCACCTGTTGTCATCGTCAACCCCAGCGCACCCATCGGCCCGCGCGACGTCAAGCCCACGCCCACCGGACGCGTCATCGTCGATTTCCTTAATCGCCAGATGCCTGCCTACCTTGATACCGGGCTCACTGGGTTCACGTCCACGACGTCGTTGTTGGGCACATTCTCGCCGCCCAAAAAGGCCGCATTGGCGAACGCTACATCCTTGGCAACGCCGAAGGCAACTGGACCATGA
- a CDS encoding Gfo/Idh/MocA family protein: protein MNPSSSPSTDAHPNNSNSVSRRDFLWRTSALASAAAFGLQQTVHAQQKPIQGFEKTADDPTASKGWQPISDRKIRVGIVGYGVCQFGAAFGFQNHPNVEIVAVSDLLPDRCTNLAKACRCAKTYPSLEELVKDDKIEAVFVATDAPSHVKHCVEVLKHGKHVASAVPAAFGSLEEADQLFHAVKDSGRKYMMFETSCFHEDLYAMRQLYNAGALGKLLYSEGEYYHYMEEPIASYNEWRVGLPPQWYPTHSNAYYNCITGGSFTEVSCVGTPSLVKHLMPSNNRYKNSFGTEVALFRTSEGGTSRMAVSWDTPGSGGEMGRVRGQKGSYYGKYEGLEKTLPDLKRPPLPPGVSPGSHGGSHGYLMNEFVTAILQDRKPLVDIVMALNLTVPGIIAHQSALKDGELLKIAQYKI from the coding sequence ATGAATCCTTCATCTTCTCCATCGACCGACGCCCACCCCAACAACTCCAACTCTGTTTCACGCCGCGACTTCCTCTGGCGCACCAGCGCCCTCGCCAGCGCTGCCGCATTCGGCCTCCAACAAACCGTCCACGCCCAACAAAAGCCCATCCAAGGATTCGAAAAAACCGCCGACGATCCCACCGCCTCCAAAGGCTGGCAGCCCATCTCTGATCGCAAAATTCGCGTCGGCATTGTCGGCTACGGCGTCTGCCAATTCGGTGCAGCCTTCGGTTTCCAGAATCATCCCAATGTTGAAATCGTTGCCGTCAGCGACCTTCTCCCCGACCGCTGCACCAACCTCGCCAAGGCCTGCCGCTGCGCAAAAACTTATCCCTCACTCGAAGAACTCGTCAAAGACGATAAAATCGAAGCCGTCTTCGTCGCGACCGACGCACCCAGTCACGTCAAACACTGCGTCGAAGTCCTCAAGCACGGCAAACACGTCGCCAGCGCAGTACCCGCAGCATTTGGTTCATTGGAGGAAGCTGATCAACTCTTCCATGCCGTCAAGGACAGCGGCCGCAAATACATGATGTTCGAAACCTCCTGCTTTCACGAAGACCTCTACGCCATGCGCCAACTCTACAATGCCGGCGCCTTGGGCAAACTCCTCTACTCCGAAGGCGAATATTATCACTACATGGAAGAACCCATCGCCTCCTACAATGAATGGCGCGTCGGCCTGCCCCCGCAATGGTATCCCACCCACTCCAACGCCTACTACAATTGCATCACTGGCGGCAGTTTCACCGAAGTCTCCTGCGTCGGCACACCCAGCCTCGTCAAACATTTGATGCCGTCGAACAACCGTTACAAAAATTCCTTCGGCACCGAAGTCGCCCTCTTCCGCACCAGCGAAGGCGGCACCTCTCGCATGGCTGTGAGTTGGGATACCCCCGGCTCCGGCGGAGAAATGGGCCGTGTCCGTGGACAAAAAGGCTCCTACTACGGAAAATACGAAGGCCTCGAAAAAACACTTCCTGACCTCAAGCGTCCACCACTCCCACCCGGCGTCTCCCCTGGGAGCCACGGCGGTTCCCACGGCTACCTCATGAACGAATTCGTCACCGCCATCCTGCAAGACCGCAAGCCCCTCGTCGACATCGTCATGGCCCTCAACCTCACCGTCCCCGGCATCATCGCCCACCAATCCGCCCTCAAAGACGGCGAACTCCTAAAAATCGCCCAATACAAAATTTAG
- a CDS encoding immunoglobulin I-set domain protein → MKLLALLRRQACWHWNVFPGSFHSLFLKSDGSLWATGGNYYGELRDGTYTVNAPYGINQPEQIVGSNVTSIASGAFHSLFLMNDGSLWGMGLNQNGELGGDVYNEGSPFVQREQMACALAEICNRNIGL, encoded by the coding sequence ATGAAGTTGTTGGCGTTGCTCAGGAGACAAGCTTGCTGGCATTGGAACGTGTTTCCAGGCAGCTTCCACAGCCTGTTTCTCAAGAGCGACGGCAGCCTGTGGGCGACAGGCGGAAATTATTATGGTGAGCTAAGGGATGGAACTTACACTGTGAACGCTCCCTACGGTATCAATCAGCCCGAGCAGATTGTGGGGAGCAACGTCACCTCGATCGCCAGTGGAGCTTTTCACAGCCTGTTTCTGATGAACGATGGCAGCTTATGGGGCATGGGTCTTAACCAAAATGGCGAGTTGGGCGGCGATGTTTACAACGAGGGTAGCCCCTTTGTTCAAAGGGAGCAGATGGCTTGCGCCCTCGCCGAAATATGCAACCGCAACATAGGCCTTTGA